One segment of Desulfosporosinus sp. Sb-LF DNA contains the following:
- a CDS encoding HlyD family efflux transporter periplasmic adaptor subunit has translation MIEKRKKLIYLIITVMVVAFASIGVYYWYKNAYFVSTEDAKVMGDLVSVSPQISGKLLELNVEEGDTVIKDQILGRQGVSNPQETNIDPSVFRAPISGIVIKKQGTVGEIVSPGQTIAMLIDPNKLYITANIEETKLANIKQGQKVDITIDQFSNRTFSGKVKYVGQASNSTFALLPTSTSGTFTKVIQKIPVKIEFDKSDNTLLPGTNAIVNIHIK, from the coding sequence ATGATTGAAAAGCGTAAAAAGTTAATTTATCTAATTATAACTGTCATGGTCGTTGCGTTTGCTAGTATCGGAGTATATTACTGGTATAAAAATGCTTACTTCGTTTCCACAGAAGATGCCAAGGTTATGGGTGACCTCGTAAGTGTAAGCCCACAGATTTCTGGGAAACTACTGGAATTGAATGTTGAAGAAGGGGATACCGTTATTAAGGATCAGATCCTGGGACGCCAGGGAGTCAGCAACCCTCAGGAAACCAATATCGACCCGTCGGTTTTTAGGGCACCTATTAGCGGTATCGTAATCAAAAAGCAAGGGACTGTTGGAGAGATCGTTTCTCCAGGGCAAACGATTGCAATGCTTATTGACCCCAATAAGCTTTATATCACTGCGAACATTGAAGAGACAAAGTTGGCAAATATAAAACAGGGTCAAAAAGTGGATATTACGATTGATCAATTCTCGAATAGGACGTTTTCAGGAAAAGTTAAATATGTTGGGCAAGCCTCTAATTCCACTTTTGCACTGCTTCCTACATCAACGAGCGGGACTTTTACTAAGGTTATCCAAAAAATACCGGTAAAAATCGAATTTGATAAAAGCGATAATACATTACTGCCTGGAACGAATGCTATTGTCAATATTCATATAAAGTGA
- a CDS encoding DHA2 family efflux MFS transporter permease subunit: MTAHGLQESADDSSYKWAALFVVVVGTFMVMLDSSIVNIAIPKMMNVFGSDLEAAKWILTGYTLAMGAVVPITGFLSDTFGVKKLFIFALGFFTIGSFLCGFSWSNNAMVVFRVIQAIGGGAIMPVGMGYIMQTFPIQERGKALGFWGIAAMAAPAIGPTLGGYIIQYMDWRFIFYVNVPIGVFGVILAGILLRETPLKPYKGNFDYIGFLSSIAGIVSLLYVLGEGNNIDWGNVKYPLLLAFGSFCLLIFVVNELMHPDPLLELRVFKIYNFSLAQIISGVTTLAMMGGIYVLPLFLQNLRGYTAMETGLILFPSAIASGLMMPISGAIFDKFGAKVVTVPGLMILALATYIMSQFTMDTPAITITVIASLRGIGLGLAMMPVNTASMNAVPRHLFGKATALSTTVRNIMSAVAITFMTTIISNKSSYNYARLTEQITPFNQTSNYLAKVLQGVYMKSGLSQQVAQGSAFSTLGKLIYAQAYLDAMNYAVAITVPAVFLAIVLVIMMRSNQKTKKIEPDKSLTKETIPDGSDVGVAACVE; this comes from the coding sequence ATGACAGCACATGGCCTTCAGGAAAGCGCAGATGACAGTTCATATAAGTGGGCTGCGTTGTTTGTTGTTGTGGTAGGGACGTTCATGGTCATGCTGGACAGCAGTATTGTAAATATCGCGATTCCCAAAATGATGAACGTTTTCGGATCTGACTTGGAAGCGGCAAAATGGATATTAACTGGCTACACTCTGGCGATGGGTGCTGTAGTACCTATAACAGGGTTTTTGAGTGATACATTTGGAGTTAAAAAACTATTCATCTTTGCCTTGGGCTTTTTCACCATAGGGTCGTTCTTGTGCGGCTTTTCTTGGAGTAATAATGCTATGGTTGTTTTCCGAGTCATCCAGGCGATAGGTGGCGGTGCCATTATGCCGGTCGGAATGGGCTATATTATGCAAACGTTTCCTATTCAGGAACGTGGTAAAGCTTTAGGCTTTTGGGGGATCGCTGCAATGGCGGCGCCTGCAATTGGTCCAACCTTAGGTGGATATATTATACAATATATGGATTGGCGTTTCATATTTTATGTTAATGTGCCAATTGGAGTCTTTGGAGTAATTCTGGCAGGTATTTTATTGAGAGAAACACCGCTGAAGCCCTATAAAGGAAATTTTGATTACATTGGGTTCCTTTCCTCAATTGCTGGGATTGTCAGTCTGTTATACGTCCTCGGTGAAGGCAATAATATTGATTGGGGAAATGTAAAATATCCGCTTTTACTAGCTTTCGGTAGTTTTTGTCTCCTCATATTTGTCGTCAACGAATTGATGCATCCAGATCCCTTGCTAGAATTACGGGTATTCAAAATATATAATTTTTCTCTAGCTCAAATCATATCAGGTGTAACTACTTTGGCTATGATGGGTGGTATCTATGTTCTGCCTCTGTTTTTGCAAAATCTAAGAGGATACACGGCTATGGAAACAGGGTTGATTCTTTTTCCGTCAGCCATTGCTTCCGGATTAATGATGCCCATCAGTGGCGCGATTTTTGACAAGTTTGGGGCAAAGGTCGTGACTGTCCCCGGACTAATGATTCTAGCCCTTGCCACCTATATAATGTCTCAATTTACCATGGATACACCAGCGATAACTATTACTGTGATTGCTTCTCTCAGGGGGATTGGACTTGGGCTTGCCATGATGCCGGTCAATACGGCCTCGATGAACGCCGTTCCGAGACATCTGTTTGGGAAGGCAACGGCACTGTCAACAACAGTTCGTAATATCATGAGCGCCGTAGCAATTACGTTTATGACTACAATCATATCCAATAAATCAAGTTATAACTATGCTAGACTAACCGAACAGATTACTCCGTTTAATCAAACTTCAAACTATCTTGCCAAGGTCTTGCAAGGGGTCTATATGAAATCTGGGTTATCTCAACAAGTTGCTCAAGGATCTGCATTTTCCACACTTGGAAAGCTAATCTATGCTCAGGCTTATCTTGATGCTATGAATTATGCTGTGGCAATAACAGTTCCTGCTGTCTTTTTAGCTATTGTTTTGGTTATAATGATGCGTAGTAACCAAAAGACAAAGAAAATTGAGCCAGACAAGAGCTTAACAAAGGAGACGATTCCGGATGGATCAGATGTCGGAGTTGCCGCGTGTGTGGAATGA
- a CDS encoding MarR family transcriptional regulator: MDQMSELPRVWNDPAERVVFLFKSIQKIYRDQLYQKSRQHGFTGPQIGLIIGLHKNPFSTLNDMSEWLGLSKSTVSGIVDRLVKQGVVIREVPEGNRRIVQLSLSPEFQNNNVIKDFMNEFITNIFKDVRKEDLEKITIGLELLLTLVEKNQKDFRPIWNSML; this comes from the coding sequence ATGGATCAGATGTCGGAGTTGCCGCGTGTGTGGAATGACCCGGCTGAGAGAGTTGTATTTCTCTTTAAGTCTATTCAAAAGATATATAGAGATCAACTTTACCAAAAATCTAGACAGCACGGTTTTACTGGACCTCAAATTGGCCTAATAATAGGATTGCATAAAAACCCTTTTTCAACTTTGAATGATATGAGTGAATGGTTAGGCTTGTCTAAGAGTACGGTTTCAGGGATTGTGGATCGGTTAGTTAAGCAGGGAGTTGTCATCAGAGAGGTTCCAGAAGGTAATCGCAGAATTGTACAACTATCACTATCACCAGAGTTCCAAAATAATAATGTTATTAAAGATTTTATGAACGAATTTATCACTAATATTTTTAAGGATGTTAGAAAAGAAGATTTGGAAAAAATAACGATTGGCTTAGAGTTGTTACTCACATTAGTGGAAAAAAATCAAAAAGACTTTCGCCCCATTTGGAATAGCATGCTTTAA